In Thermoflexus sp., a genomic segment contains:
- a CDS encoding branched-chain amino acid ABC transporter permease: MTLLQFVVRTLPQVAIDGLVIGFLYAMIALGYTMVYGVLQFINFAHSEIFMVGAFIGVELMLALAIPSTAPLMLIMVGILLAVAAGMAGSGLLAVLIERVAYRPLRGAPRLVPLISAIGVSFFLQDAVRAIEGLLNNAFYRNYPSFPVLNQQIPIASFQIADQSIQMQIQAKVVFIIIASLLMLTGLNFVVNATRLGRAIRAVAQDRPTAALMGVDVDRIIMLTFLIGGALGGATGVLFGIRVGRIDPYVGFIPGIKAFTAAVLGGIGNITGAMLGGIVLGVLEGFAGAYLSQFTGGAFGTEYKDIFAFLILILILMFRPTGLLGEQVGQKA, encoded by the coding sequence ATGACCCTCCTCCAGTTCGTTGTTCGCACGCTGCCCCAGGTGGCCATCGATGGCCTGGTGATCGGCTTCCTATATGCAATGATCGCCCTGGGTTACACCATGGTCTATGGGGTGCTGCAGTTCATCAACTTCGCCCATAGCGAGATCTTCATGGTCGGGGCCTTCATCGGTGTGGAGTTGATGCTCGCGCTGGCGATCCCATCTACTGCGCCTCTGATGCTGATCATGGTCGGGATCCTGTTGGCGGTGGCGGCCGGGATGGCTGGTAGCGGGCTGCTGGCGGTGCTGATCGAACGGGTCGCCTACCGGCCGTTGCGGGGTGCACCTCGCCTGGTGCCGCTGATCTCGGCCATCGGGGTTTCGTTCTTCCTTCAAGATGCCGTTCGAGCAATTGAAGGATTGCTGAACAACGCGTTCTATCGGAATTATCCTTCTTTCCCCGTTCTGAACCAGCAGATCCCCATCGCTTCTTTTCAGATCGCCGACCAGTCGATCCAGATGCAGATCCAGGCAAAGGTGGTCTTCATTATTATTGCATCTCTATTGATGCTGACGGGGCTGAACTTTGTGGTGAACGCCACTCGGCTGGGTCGGGCGATCCGGGCGGTGGCCCAGGACCGGCCGACGGCGGCCCTGATGGGCGTAGATGTGGATCGGATCATCATGCTGACCTTCCTCATCGGCGGGGCCCTGGGCGGCGCAACGGGTGTGCTGTTTGGGATCCGGGTCGGCCGGATCGATCCATATGTGGGGTTCATCCCCGGGATTAAAGCTTTCACGGCTGCGGTGTTGGGCGGCATTGGCAACATCACCGGGGCCATGCTGGGCGGGATCGTCCTGGGGGTCCTGGAGGGCTTCGCGGGAGCGTATCTTTCCCAGTTCACTGGCGGGGCTTTCGGGACGGAGTATAAGGATATCTTCGCGTTCCTGATTCTCATCCTCATTTTGATGTTCCGCCCGACCGGCCTGCTTGGCGAGCAAGTGGGCCAGAAGGCATGA
- a CDS encoding branched-chain amino acid ABC transporter substrate-binding protein, protein MKGTIKIATQSPLSGGQAALGEGIKNGAQLAIEQLKGPIEALGFKVELVPFDDQAKPDVGVANAKQLVNDPDILAVIGHLNSGVAIPSSETYKDYDLVMVSPANTNPCITDRGYLVVNRVCGRDDVQGAVGAEFAFNELKVKTAFVIHDKTTYGQGVAEFFKKRFEELGGKVLGFEGTEEKANFDPLITAIQAANPELIYFGGIYDQAGVFFKQAREKGVKAIFLGPDGMDSSELAKIAGDAVVGMYYTSVAAPPTVYEGAKKFIQDYKAKFGKDPEPFSAQAYDATAIVLKAIEAAINEAGGQKPSRKAVAQKVRATKDFQGITGVITFDERGDPVKAKYFVIKVVSGKPEDWGNNQLVKTLELAPPPFTPELKAKCGVK, encoded by the coding sequence GTGAAGGGCACCATTAAGATCGCCACCCAGAGCCCGCTCTCGGGTGGTCAGGCGGCTCTGGGGGAGGGCATTAAGAATGGTGCCCAGCTGGCGATCGAGCAGCTGAAAGGCCCCATTGAGGCCCTCGGTTTTAAGGTGGAGCTGGTGCCCTTCGATGATCAGGCCAAGCCGGATGTGGGGGTGGCCAATGCCAAGCAGCTGGTCAACGATCCCGATATCCTGGCGGTGATCGGCCACCTCAACTCCGGCGTGGCGATCCCCTCTTCGGAGACCTACAAGGATTACGACCTGGTGATGGTCTCGCCCGCGAACACGAACCCCTGCATCACGGACCGTGGCTATCTGGTGGTGAATCGGGTCTGTGGCCGTGATGATGTGCAGGGGGCGGTGGGCGCGGAGTTCGCCTTCAACGAGCTCAAGGTCAAGACCGCCTTCGTGATCCACGACAAGACGACCTATGGCCAGGGCGTGGCGGAGTTCTTCAAGAAGCGCTTCGAGGAGCTCGGCGGCAAAGTCCTGGGCTTCGAGGGGACCGAGGAGAAGGCCAACTTCGACCCGCTGATCACGGCGATCCAGGCAGCGAACCCCGAGCTGATCTACTTCGGCGGCATCTACGATCAGGCGGGCGTCTTCTTCAAGCAGGCCCGGGAGAAGGGGGTGAAGGCGATCTTCCTGGGGCCGGACGGAATGGACTCCTCGGAGCTGGCGAAGATCGCCGGGGATGCCGTGGTGGGCATGTATTACACGAGCGTGGCGGCGCCGCCGACGGTCTATGAGGGAGCTAAGAAGTTTATTCAGGATTACAAGGCCAAGTTCGGAAAGGATCCTGAGCCGTTCTCGGCCCAGGCCTACGATGCCACCGCCATTGTGTTGAAGGCCATTGAGGCAGCCATCAACGAGGCGGGGGGTCAGAAGCCCAGCCGCAAGGCGGTGGCGCAGAAAGTGCGGGCCACCAAGGACTTCCAGGGGATCACGGGCGTGATCACGTTCGATGAGCGGGGCGACCCGGTGAAGGCCAAGTATTTCGTGATCAAAGTGGTCTCCGGGAAGCCGGAGGATTGGGGCAATAACCAGCTGGTGAAGACCCTGGAGCTGGCGCCGCCGCCCTTCACGCCGGAGCTGAAGGCGAAGTGCGGTGTGAAGTAA